In Primulina huaijiensis isolate GDHJ02 chromosome 16, ASM1229523v2, whole genome shotgun sequence, a single genomic region encodes these proteins:
- the LOC140960976 gene encoding uncharacterized protein codes for MKTAQSRRKIYVDKQRRDLEFRVGDHAFVKVVVMKGFMRFCKKGKLSSRFIGPFEVLKKIGALAYRVTLPPMLAGLIANILFEERPMQILDRQERRLWNKVIHMVIVKWLNHSEEEAT; via the exons atgaagactgctcaaaGCCGCCGGAAAATCTATGTTGATAAGCAGAGAAGGGATCTAGAGTTTAGAGTAGGCGACCACGCGTTTGTGAAAGTAGTAGTTATGAAGGGTTTTATGAGATTTTGCAAGAAAGGCAAACTCAGTTCGAGGTTCATAGGACCGTTTGAGGTTTTAAAGAAGATTGGAGCTTTAGCTTATAGAGTGACATTGCCACCTATGCTGGCTGGA TtgattgcaaatattttattcGAGGAAAGGCCTATGCAGATTCTGGATAGGCAAGAAAGAAGGCTTTGGAATAAGGTCATTCATATGGTCatagtcaagtggctaaatcattcggaggaggaagctacttga